One genomic window of Arachis stenosperma cultivar V10309 chromosome 10, arast.V10309.gnm1.PFL2, whole genome shotgun sequence includes the following:
- the LOC130958155 gene encoding non-specific lipid transfer protein GPI-anchored 5-like: MLLSTLKSVLNGGGSNLGIPINQTLALSLPSACKVQTPPVSQCKGVNGEASSGSPVGSPFGSPAESPADSPEGSIAPSDSGSDSPSVAGSKRVPGTNGGSSDGSNIKFPSHFLLSLVIVSCFSSITPTSDFLVLSAET; encoded by the exons ATGTTGCTCTCAACTCTCAAGTCTGTCCTTAACGGTGGAGGTTCCAATTTGGGAATCCCCATTAACCAAACTCTTGCTTTGTCTCTTCCTAGTGCTTGCAAAGTTCAAACTCCACCAGTAAGCCAATGCAAag GTGTTAATGGAGAAGCATCTTCGGGTTCTCCGGTGGGATCTCCATTTGGTTCCCCAGCTGAATCTCCAGCTGATTCACCTGAAGGTTCAATTGCACCTTCAGATTCAGGTTCAGATTCTCCCTCAG TTGCAGGATCTAAGAGAGTTCCAGGAACAAATGGTGGGTCATCTGATGGAAGCAACATTAAATTCCCCTCCCACTTTTTGCTCTCTCTTGTAATTGTTTCTTGTTTCTCTTCCATCACACCAACCTCTGATTTTTTAGTCTTGTCTGCAGAGACTTGA